Genomic segment of Clostridiales bacterium:
CGCAGCGCGAAAGGACTGTGGAGGGATCGCCAGGACTTGCTTGACGCAGATGCTTTGCGAAGCGAGTGGGATCGGCTGGATGCTGGGGCTGACCGCTCATGACGACGAAGCGCCTCCTTCTCGACACTGATGTGATCATTGAGTACCTGCGCGGGCGCGACGAGGCGATCCGGTACGTGGAATCCCTGGAAGACGAACTGTACGTCTCGGCGATCACGGTGGCGGAGTTGTACTCGGGCGCGAAAGGCATCGATGAGGAGGAGGCGCTCGAGCGGTTCCTCGACGCGTTCGAGGTCATCCCGGTTGACCGGGCGCTCGCCCGTCTCGGAGGTATCTGCAGACAGCGCTACCGACCGGCCCACGGC
This window contains:
- a CDS encoding type II toxin-antitoxin system VapC family toxin, with protein sequence MTTKRLLLDTDVIIEYLRGRDEAIRYVESLEDELYVSAITVAELYSGAKGIDEEEALERFLDAFEVIPVDRALARLGGICRQRYRPAHGTGLADAIVAASADSVGAVLVTFNKRHFSMMKDVVVPYSRS